The DNA region GGACGGCCGGCGAAGAGCCGCGCGGCCAAGGTCGCGGCAGCCGCCGACGGAGCTCCGATCGCAGGGACCGCCAAGCCGGCCTATAGCGCCCCGGCGCTCGAGAAGGGCCTCGACGTGCTTGAGCTGCTGGCGAGCCTTTCCGAGGGCGTAACGCCCAGCCAGATCGCCCAGCGTCTTGGCCGTTCGCTGCAGGAGGTTTACCGCGTCGTCGTCGCCCTGGAGCGGCGCGGCTATATTCGCCGTGCCTTCGGCGAGGAGAGCCTTGTCCTCTCCACCAAGCTGCACGATCTCGCCTATGGCTATCCGCCGCTGCGGCGTCTGGTCGAGGCGGCGCAGCCGATCCTCAAGCATCTGGCGATCGAGGCCTATCAGGCCGTCCATCTGGCCGTGCTCGATGGGCTGATGATCCGCGTCGTAGCGCAGGTCGATAGCCCCGCGCCGCTGGGTTTCCGCCTGCGCGTCGGCACGCAGAACCCGGCCGCGCGCACGGCGTCCGGCCGCCTGCTGATCGCATTCCAGCGACCCGCCATGCAGGATTGGCTCTATGGAGCGATCGGCGAGGCCTCGGGCGAGGCCGCGCTCGGCCATCTCAAGGCGCGCATCGAGGCCGTCCATGCCCATGGTTATGAGATGATCGAGGGCGAGCAGCTTAAGGGCATCACCGATGTCAGCTTCCCGATCCTCGATGCCGACGGCTATGCGCCGGCCGTGCTGACCATGCCGTTCCTCTCCTCGGCGGCTGAGACTGTTCCGATCGAGACCGCGTCGCGGATGCTGTTCGAGGCGGCGGCACGCATTACCGAGGGCTTCGGCGGCAGGCTGGGCGAGCCGCGTTTTCCCCTCGAGAGCTCGGAGGAGGCGATGGCCTCGCGCAGCCGCGCTCGAAAATCCGACGATCCTTGAGGCGAAACGGGCGTTCATGAATCCGCCCTCGCGGCGAAGCGGAAGACCTCGCGAAGCCAAAGCGGTTCGCCATCCTCGTCGGCTATGGACTGGAAGAGATGCGCGAGCGAGGCGGTCCAGTCCCGCTGGATATCGTTGGCTGACAGGATAGCGGTCGATGCGTCGAAGCCGAGACGGGTGCGCAGCCGGCAGACGACGATCTCCTCATGCCGCCAGATCTGATAGTCCTCGATGCCCGCCTTCTCGATGAGCGCCAGCATCTCCGGCCATACCGCCGCATGGGCGCGATCATAGTCCGGGCCGGCGCCGGGCTTCAGCCGGTAGAGATAGAGGATCGGCGGGTCAGCCGTGGGCGAAGCGTCGCTCATCGCACCGCTCCGGCGACGGCGCCCGACAGGATCTGGCGCTGGAACAATAGATAGACGATCAGCACCGGCAGCAGCGCCACGACGAGGCCGGCCGAGACCAGCGGGATCGAGACGTCGTACTGGCCGGAGAGCAGTGCGACGCCGACCATCAGTGTCTTCTTGTCGGAGCCGCCCATGATCACCAGCGGCAGCAGCAGGTCGTTCCACATCCAGACGAAGTTGAGGATCGACAGCGCCGCGATGGCCGGTGTCGCGATCGGCAGCATGATCGAGAACAGGATGCGGATCTCGCCGGCGCCGTCGAGCCGGGCAGCTTCCAGCAACTGGTCGGGAATGGCGCGGAAATAGGCCGCGAGCAGATAGGTGCTGATCGGCAGGCCGAAGGCTGCATAGGCGAGGATCAGGCCGGAATAGGTGCTGCCGAAGCCTAAATCGAGAATGGTTTCGTAGAGGGGATAGATGATCACCTGGCTCGGTATGACCAGCATGGCGATGATGAACAGGAAGACCAGATTGCTGCCGCGGAAGCGCAGCTTGGTCACGGCATAGGCGAGCAGCAGCGCCGCGCAGGTGGAGAGCACCAGCCCGCCGGCCGTCACGATGACGCTGTTCAGGAAGAGGCGCGGCACCGCCATGCGGTTGAAAGTCTCGATATAGTTGTCGAAGGTGATCGCATCGGGAATGCCCAGCGGATTCTGGGCGAAGCCGGTGCGGGTCTTGAACGAATTGACGATGGTGAAGATCAGCGGATAGAGCGCGACCACGGCGATCATGCCGAGGACGACGGTCACGAGGATCCGGGCGAGCCCACCGCCGGCCGCCGCCGAGGATGTCCGCTCGCTTTCGCCTCTGCGTCGGCGGACGCCTCTGATCGCGGTCATCGTCATGACGTCCTGCCCTCGGCATACATGCGGCGGACGACAAAGGCGGAGACGATGGCGACGAAGACGAATAGCGCCATGCCGATCGCCGCGCCGAGGCCGCGATTCATGAATTGGAACGTGGTGGTGAAGACGAGATATTCGGGCAGCGTCGTCGCGTTGCCGGGCCCGCCCTTGGTCAATGCGTAGATGAGTGGGAACATCCAGATCAGGATGCCGGAGGTGCACAGCACCGTCCAATAGCCGATCACCGGCTTGATCAGCGGCATGATGATCCGGAACAGCAGGCTCCAGAAGCCGGCCCCGTCGAGTCGCGCCGCCTCGATGATGTCTTCGGAAATGGTGGCGAGACCGGAGAGATAGGTCAGCACGCCGAGGCCGAAGAAGCTCCAGAGCGCCACGGCGGTGAGCGAGAGCAGGGCGCTGTTCGGCCCGTTCAGCCACTCGATGGCGAGCGGCGCGAGTCCGATCGCGCGCAGCAGCGCATTGAGGGGGCCGTCGGGTGCCAGGATCTGGCGAAACATGATGCCGACGACGATCGGCGCGATCATGTAGGGCAGGAAGAAGGTCGCGCGGAAGAACTTCCACCCCGGCGAGCGCTGGAAGATCAGCACGGCGAGCACAAGCGGCAGCAGGACCCAGACCGGCAGCGTCGCAAAGGCGACCATCGCGTTGCGGAACGAGCCGAGGAACACCGGGTCGTCCAGCATGGTCCGGTAGTTGGCAAGGCCGGCAAAGGTCGGGTCCTCGAAACCTTGCGTCTCCAGAAGGCTCAGATAGAAGCCGCGCAGCAGCGGCACGAGCTTGAACAGCACGGCGAGCGTCACGCCCGGCACGATGAAGGTGAGGGCGAGAAGCGTTTCGCGCCGCACCCCGCGCTGGATGCTTCGGGATCCTGCCTGCGGGGCGGGGCGTGACAGATCGTCGACGGCGGCGGCCATGGCGGTCCTTCTCAGCGGCGGCGAGCGGGGAGGCGGCGTGCGCCTCCCCGTTGCAGGCTTACTGGCGCTTGCTCGGGCTCTGCTCGAGCGCCTTCTGCATGCGCGCGGTCCAGTCCTCGATCGAGATCTGGCCGAGGGTCACTTCCTGCCAGCCGCGGGCGAGCGCATCGGCTTCCTGGCCGGAGAGGATCACGCCGGCATGCAGTGTCGGCTTCTTGATGATCTCGAGGATCTGGGCGAGGGCTGGCGACTGCGGCAATGCCGAGGGATCGACATCCTTGGAAAGCGAGATGCCGCCGGCCACCTTGGTCAGCAGTGCGGCATTCTCCTTGCCGGCCATCCACTTCACGAATTTGAAGGCCGCATCCTTCTTGTCGCTCCAGGACGAGACGCCGAAAACCGAGCTTTCGATGCCGGAGAAGCTGTTCGCGAGCGGTGCATCGGCAACGAGGGTCGGCCAGCGCGTCGCGCCGACATTCTCAGAGCCGAGCGCCTTGTCGAAGGCGGCCCAGTTCACCGCGTCGGAGATGATGGTGCCGGCGAAAGCGGCATTGCCGCTCTGGAAGATGTCGGCGCCATCGGGAAGCATGGTGATCGAGGGTGCCGAGGAATTGGCCCAGCCCTTCTGCGTGATCGAAGCGAGGCCCTTCAGGATGTTGACCATCTTCGGGTCGGTCCAGGGCATCTTGCCGACGAGCATGGCGCGCATGTCGTCTTCGGTCAGGTAGTTGCGGGCGACTTCCGGAAAGTCCCAATAGGCCGGGAAGACGCCGGAAAGGCCGAGGGCGAGACAGGTCTTGCCGATCGCCTTCACCTTGGCGCAGGCCGCGTCCATCTCGTCCCAGGTCCTGGGCGGATTGGCCGGGTCGAGGCCAGCCTCGGTCAGGACCTTCTTGTTGTAATAGAGGACATTGCCCTGATAGCCGAAGGGCAGGCCGTAGCAGGCTTTGGACGTATCGAAGTTGAGGCAGCCGCCGGAATAGGTGATCAGGCCCTTGCCGGCTTCGAGCACGTCGGCCGGCAGCTCGGCATAGGCGCTGCGGCGGTCGTAGAGCTCAAGCCCGGCATTGTTCTCCATAACGTCTGGACCGCTCTTGGTCGCGATATAGGGGCCCTGGACCTCCGGATAGCGGTCGAACGGAACGGTTTCCAGCTCGACCTTGATGTCGGGATTGTCCTTCTCGAAGGCGGCGACCAGCGCCTTCCAATAGTCGGCGCCGCCCGGCTCCCAGTTCAGCACCTTGATCGTGGTGACGTCGGCCGCATGGGCGAGCGTCGCCATCGGCAGGGCCATGGTTGCGGCGGCGGCGAGGCAGAACGCCGATTGCGCGAGGCGGCGGCCGATCCGGCCCGTCCGCGATGAAACTGGCTTCATGAATTGTCCCTTTCGGTAGGTGTCCGTCGTTCTTGAGATCGTCCGCGCGGGCAGCGCCCGCCGCGTTTCCCTCACCGGTCGTTGCCGGCGATCGACAAGGACGCTAGCACAGTGTTTTCGTGTGTGAAATAGGAATTCCGTATAAGAAAGTTACCGAGCCACTGATGGGACGGAGCGCGCGACATTGCGCGCCGACCGGCGTGCCGACGCGCGCAAGCTCTTGGTCGGAAACGGAAAAACGCTCATCGCGGCGCGAGCGACACCGCCCGGCGCGGCGGCCGGTCAGGACGGGCGATGCGGGGCGCCTTGAAGTCAGATCGCCTCGGGCACGACGCCGCCGAGGCGGCTGGAAGCGAGGCAGGCATCGACCAGCGCCATGGTGCGGATGGAATCATGCACGTCGGTATCGAGGCTCGCATCCTCGCCGGCCGCATAGCGCTGCAGATTGGACATGACGGCGCCGAAGGCGTCGGGCACACGCTCGCCGACAAGCGGGACCTCGGTCCAATCACCGCCCTCGGTAATGATCTCCAGCTTTTCGGGATGCGGCTTCACATAGTCGATCAGATAGCCGAGTTCGAGCCGGGCGCAGCCCTTGGTGCCCTCGACGCGGATGGTCGCCTCGATATGCTTCGGGCCGTAATTATAGGTGTGGTTGAGCGAGAGGCAGCAGCGGGCCATGGCGCCATAGTCGAGGATGATCGAGGATCGCGCATCTTTCAAATCGGGATAGCGCGGATGCGGCACCGCCTTGGCATAGGCGCTCCGCGGCTCGCCGAGGACCGAGCGGATCCAGTCGAGATAATGGATCGAGTGCAACGGGATCTCGACCGCGTCGAGCCTCGGGATGAAGGCCCATAGCTCCCAAGGCATGTAGACGGCGAGATGGACTTCCAGCTCGACGATATCACCCAGCAGCCCGCGCCGAACCGCGTCGCGGATCGCCAGCATGGACGGCGTGAAGCGAAGCTGGAAGTTGGTCGCCGCCGTGATGTGTTTTTCGTCGAGCGCGGCAACGATCCGGCGGGCCTCGGCAAGGCCGGTGCCGAGTGGCTTCTGGATCAGTGCAACGCTGTTCTCCGGCAGGCGCCGGACCGCACCCAGAATGGCGTCCGGCGGCAAGGCCAGATCGAAGATGCCGTCGGCGCCCGTTGCCGCTACCGCCGCCTCGAAGCTTTCATGCACGACCGGAACCGCAAACTGCTCCGCCACGGCGCGTGCCTTGGCGCCATCGAGATCGAAGATGCGCGCCACCGGTAGGCCGATCTTGCGGTAGGCCGGCAGATGCGCGTCCGAGACGATGCCGCCCGCTCCGATGATCGTTATGGGACGCGGCCGGCTCGGCATCGGCCATGTCTGCTGCAAGGGCGTGTCCGTACCGAGGGAGAGCGCAGCCGACATCCGGACCTCCATGCATGCCGGGCATTTCCCCGGTCGGGCGAATTGAAATTCTATCACTAACGAAAGTCAATGTTGATATTTGATAATCATTCGGCAATCCTGCCGGCTTCAGCATAGTTCGGACGGCAAGGGCTTGGAGGATCTGATGGCTGCGCACGGTTTGATGGCAATCGGGGACCGGCTTGCGGTCGAGGGCGGCGATCGCCATCCCCATGCAGTGCAGCGGCTGCGCGAAGCGTTCCCGCAATTGCATGTCCTTCCGGCAACCGAGGCGCCGGCCGGCGTTCCCCGTCTTCGCCTCATCGAGGATCGCCATTTAGCCGAAGGGGCCTTTGACATCGAGGTCGAATCGGGTGAGCGGGCTGGGATCACGCTGCGGGGCGGCCCTTTCTCGGGGGTCATCTACGGAATGCAAGAATGGATCGACAAGGCAGGCTGGCGCGACGGTGGCCTTGCGATTGCCGACTTTCCGCTTCGCGGCGCGCCGGGCCTTGCCTATCGCGCCTGGTGGACCTGGGATCATTCGACGAACTGGGAGCTTTCCCAGATCGGCCACCAGGAGATCGGCGTCTTCAATCCTTATGGCAAGCCGCCGGCCGGGTTCCTCGCCGACTATAAGCGGGCCGTCGATTTCGCCAGCCGAAACCGCATCGCCGCGATCATCATCTATGGCTTCCTGCGCGACTCGCATGGTGGCATCGCCGCGGCGCAGGAGCTGTGCCGCTACGCCAACGAGCGCGGCGTGCGCATCCTTCCGGGTATCGCGGTCGGTGCCTATGGCGGCGTCTATTGGGAAGGCGAGCATCGCTACAATCTCTCGACCTGGCTGCGCGGCCATCCCGATATCGGCTCCACGCTGGAAAAGGGTGTCGGCTTCCAGATCGCCGATCTCGACTTCCCGCTCGCCTTCCCGCGCAGCGACTATACCGTTGCCGCCTGTCCGTCGCGGCCCGAGACCATGGAATGGATGACCGAGGCGGTCGCCTGGCTGGCCGAGACCTTCGAGATCGGCGGCATCAATATCGAGAGCGGCGATTATGGCGTCTGCGGCTGCGAGCGCTGCCGGGCGCGGCGCGGCGAGCGGGAGGATGGCAGCCGCCGCAGCGGCGATCTCGAATCCTGGTCCTATGCCGATATGGCCGACAATTTTCCGCGCCTGATGGAAGCGGCCCGAGGCAAGCGCGACGATCTCTGGCTGTTCTGCGAACTGCAATGGGACAATCTGCTGGATCCGGGTGCCCATGGTGCACTCGCCGGCATGCCGCAGGGCGGCATCTACCAGCACACGCTGAACCGCAGCTACTGGAACCGCCTCAACGCCGAACTGACGCGCGCGGACGTCGCGCGGCTGCCGACCAGGACCAACATCCTGCGCTGCCAGTTCGCCAGCCAATGGAACGGCGACCGGCGGACCGAGCGCTACGCCTTCAACGGGCGCAGCTTCGCCGAAATGTGCCGCAAGGCCGCCGATGTCGGCATGCAGGGACTGACCGTCTGGGGTGAGGCTTCACCCTATCTGGCGACAACGGAACTCAGCTATTTGGCCTTCGGCCGCTTCGGCTACGACCCGGATCTTTCCTGGGAGACTTTCCTCGCCGAGGATGCGGCGCCTCTGTTCGGCGGGCTGGCGGAGGCGGAGCAGTTCATTGCCATCGCTGAGGAGATCGACTGCCATGCCGAATTGCCGGATGCGCGGTTGAAGTCGTTTGCCGGCGTTGCTCTGGACGGCGCGCGCCATGGGGACGATGCCGTGGCGCGGCGCTGGCTGAGCCTCGCCGACCGGATCGGCCGCCGTCGCTATATGGGCGGCTGATCATGGCGGATAACCTCTATGACGGGCCGATCGTCGATCCCCATCATCATCTCTGGGATCGCAGCCTGCATCGCCATGCCTGGCTGGAGGGCGCCAGCGACCCGGCGCTGGCCGACCAATTGCCGGCGGACTATCACGCCGCGGTCTCCGGGCACAATGTCGTTGCGAGCGTGCATGTCGAAGCCAATTGGGATCCGGCCAACCCTTATGGCGAGGTTGAATGGCTGGACGGGCTCGATCGGTCCGGCGGCATCGCCGCGCGTTATGTCGCCGGCGCGAATCTCGCCGATCCGAAGGTCGAGGCGCTGCTGGCGCGCTATGCGGCGCATCCCCGTGTGGTTGGCATCCGCGACATACTGAGCTGGCACCCGGATCCGGCGAAGCGCTTCGTCGATCAGCGCGAGCGGATGAACGATCCCTCGTGGCAGCGTGGGCTCGCCTGTCTCGCCGGTCACAGTCTGAGTTTCGATCTGATGATAACGCCCTGGCAGATGGACAGCGCGGCACGGCTCGTCGCCGATTTCCCCGAGACGTTCTTCGTCCTCAATCATTGCGGCAGCCCGATCGACCGCGATCGCGAGGGCATGGCGCATTGGCGTCGCGGGCTCCGAGAATTGGCGCGGGCGCCCAATCTGGCGCTGAAGATCTCCGATCCGGTCGCCTATGACCCGGACTGGACGCTGGAAAGCCTGCGTCCGGTGGTGCTCGACTGCATCGACGCCTTCACACCCGCGCAATGCCTGTTCGCCAGCGACTATCCGGTCGTTGCCCTGCATGCGTCGTTCGGCGCGATCTACGATGCCTTCAAGACGATCGTTTCCGGCTTCAGCGACAGCGAGCAGCGCGCGATGTTCGAGGCGAATGCCCGTGCCGCATATCGTCTGCCAGACGAGTTCTAGCCTTCCGTTCCATTGCGCAGGCGGTCAAGGATGATCGTGCGCATGGAGCGGATGGCGGCGCGGTAATTGAAGTCCGGGAACATCATGTTGCGGAACAGGGCGCCGTCGAGGAAGGTAGAAATGAAGGTCGCCATCTGCTTCGGCCGCGTCGGCTTGAAGATGCCGCTTTCGACGCCTTCGCGGATCGCCTGGCCGAGCACCACGGCTTCCTTCTCGTAAAAGGTGCGGATCGCCTCGTCGATCTTCTCGGTCCGGTTATGCGTGCTCGCATAGTCGAGGCTGACCTTGGCGAGTTTCTGCATCAGCTGGAATTGCGTGATGTGGATCTCGATCCAGGAAGCGATGACCTCGTCGGGCGACTTGGCGTTGTCGCGGATCTTCTCGAATTTCTCAAAGGCGGCCGCCACGGTCATCTCCACGGCCTTCAGGAACAGTTCTTCCTTGCTGCCGAAATAATAATACATCAGCGACGGGTTGAAGCCCGTCGCCTTGGCGATGTCCTTGATCGTCACGGTGGAATAGTTCTGGTCGGCGAACAGGTCGAGCGCGACGTTGAGCAGCGTTTCGGATGTCGCCGGACTTGCATCGGTCTTGGAGACGGAGCGCAGCCGGCCGCGCGGCGCCTTGGCTTCGGCCCTCGCAGATACCGTCTCGTCCGACGCCGCGGCCGGCACGCTTCGTCCAGCTTTCGGCGCCGCCATCTGCCTCTTGGTCATTGGAAACCCGTCATCTGCGCGGCCGGAAGGATCGTGCCGACCACCCCCTCTTGAGCGCCACGCCCACGAAAATCTGTCAAGCGGAACCTGCCGCCGGCACAATCTGCACTGGCATTACCCACAGCGGTGCTCAATATCGCCCCCTCATCGGTCGCCATCATGGAGATAGGCCGAGAGGTGCCAGGTCGCGACGCCGCCGCCGTCGACGGCCAGGGTCTGCGCCGTCACATAGGCGGCTTCATCGGAGGCGAGGTAGGTGACGGCCTTCGCGATGTCGATCGTGCGGCCGGGGCGCTTCAGCGGCAGGCGCGAGACTTCCTTGATCAGCCAAGGCTCCTTCACTTCCCAATCGGTATCGGGATCGCGGATGGCGCCGGGGCTGACGCCGTTGACGCGGATGCTAAAGGGCGACCATTCGAGCGCCATCTGCTGAGTCAGGCTCACCACCGCCGCCTTCGAGGAACCATAGGCGCCGGAGCGCGGGAAGGAGCGGTGGGCCGAGGCGGCGATGATGTTCACGATCGAGCCCGCATTCTGCTTCATCATCACGCGTGCGACGGCGGCGCTCACGAGGAATGTGCCCTTGACGTTGACGGCGTAGACTGCGTCCCAATCGGCTTCGGAGAGCGTTTCCAACGCGCCCGGTCGGCCAAGGCCGGCATTGTTGACGAGGATGTCGATCCGGCCGAAATGTCCCGCCACCTT from Kaistia algarum includes:
- a CDS encoding amidohydrolase family protein; its protein translation is MADNLYDGPIVDPHHHLWDRSLHRHAWLEGASDPALADQLPADYHAAVSGHNVVASVHVEANWDPANPYGEVEWLDGLDRSGGIAARYVAGANLADPKVEALLARYAAHPRVVGIRDILSWHPDPAKRFVDQRERMNDPSWQRGLACLAGHSLSFDLMITPWQMDSAARLVADFPETFFVLNHCGSPIDRDREGMAHWRRGLRELARAPNLALKISDPVAYDPDWTLESLRPVVLDCIDAFTPAQCLFASDYPVVALHASFGAIYDAFKTIVSGFSDSEQRAMFEANARAAYRLPDEF
- a CDS encoding ABC transporter substrate-binding protein, translated to MKPVSSRTGRIGRRLAQSAFCLAAAATMALPMATLAHAADVTTIKVLNWEPGGADYWKALVAAFEKDNPDIKVELETVPFDRYPEVQGPYIATKSGPDVMENNAGLELYDRRSAYAELPADVLEAGKGLITYSGGCLNFDTSKACYGLPFGYQGNVLYYNKKVLTEAGLDPANPPRTWDEMDAACAKVKAIGKTCLALGLSGVFPAYWDFPEVARNYLTEDDMRAMLVGKMPWTDPKMVNILKGLASITQKGWANSSAPSITMLPDGADIFQSGNAAFAGTIISDAVNWAAFDKALGSENVGATRWPTLVADAPLANSFSGIESSVFGVSSWSDKKDAAFKFVKWMAGKENAALLTKVAGGISLSKDVDPSALPQSPALAQILEIIKKPTLHAGVILSGQEADALARGWQEVTLGQISIEDWTARMQKALEQSPSKRQ
- a CDS encoding Gfo/Idh/MocA family protein, with product MSAALSLGTDTPLQQTWPMPSRPRPITIIGAGGIVSDAHLPAYRKIGLPVARIFDLDGAKARAVAEQFAVPVVHESFEAAVAATGADGIFDLALPPDAILGAVRRLPENSVALIQKPLGTGLAEARRIVAALDEKHITAATNFQLRFTPSMLAIRDAVRRGLLGDIVELEVHLAVYMPWELWAFIPRLDAVEIPLHSIHYLDWIRSVLGEPRSAYAKAVPHPRYPDLKDARSSIILDYGAMARCCLSLNHTYNYGPKHIEATIRVEGTKGCARLELGYLIDYVKPHPEKLEIITEGGDWTEVPLVGERVPDAFGAVMSNLQRYAAGEDASLDTDVHDSIRTMALVDACLASSRLGGVVPEAI
- a CDS encoding carbohydrate ABC transporter permease gives rise to the protein MAAAVDDLSRPAPQAGSRSIQRGVRRETLLALTFIVPGVTLAVLFKLVPLLRGFYLSLLETQGFEDPTFAGLANYRTMLDDPVFLGSFRNAMVAFATLPVWVLLPLVLAVLIFQRSPGWKFFRATFFLPYMIAPIVVGIMFRQILAPDGPLNALLRAIGLAPLAIEWLNGPNSALLSLTAVALWSFFGLGVLTYLSGLATISEDIIEAARLDGAGFWSLLFRIIMPLIKPVIGYWTVLCTSGILIWMFPLIYALTKGGPGNATTLPEYLVFTTTFQFMNRGLGAAIGMALFVFVAIVSAFVVRRMYAEGRTS
- a CDS encoding TetR/AcrR family transcriptional regulator produces the protein MTKRQMAAPKAGRSVPAAASDETVSARAEAKAPRGRLRSVSKTDASPATSETLLNVALDLFADQNYSTVTIKDIAKATGFNPSLMYYYFGSKEELFLKAVEMTVAAAFEKFEKIRDNAKSPDEVIASWIEIHITQFQLMQKLAKVSLDYASTHNRTEKIDEAIRTFYEKEAVVLGQAIREGVESGIFKPTRPKQMATFISTFLDGALFRNMMFPDFNYRAAIRSMRTIILDRLRNGTEG
- a CDS encoding carbohydrate ABC transporter permease, with translation MTAIRGVRRRRGESERTSSAAAGGGLARILVTVVLGMIAVVALYPLIFTIVNSFKTRTGFAQNPLGIPDAITFDNYIETFNRMAVPRLFLNSVIVTAGGLVLSTCAALLLAYAVTKLRFRGSNLVFLFIIAMLVIPSQVIIYPLYETILDLGFGSTYSGLILAYAAFGLPISTYLLAAYFRAIPDQLLEAARLDGAGEIRILFSIMLPIATPAIAALSILNFVWMWNDLLLPLVIMGGSDKKTLMVGVALLSGQYDVSIPLVSAGLVVALLPVLIVYLLFQRQILSGAVAGAVR
- a CDS encoding L-rhamnose mutarotase, with protein sequence MSDASPTADPPILYLYRLKPGAGPDYDRAHAAVWPEMLALIEKAGIEDYQIWRHEEIVVCRLRTRLGFDASTAILSANDIQRDWTASLAHLFQSIADEDGEPLWLREVFRFAARADS
- a CDS encoding IclR family transcriptional regulator, producing MVSRTPKAEGRPAKSRAAKVAAAADGAPIAGTAKPAYSAPALEKGLDVLELLASLSEGVTPSQIAQRLGRSLQEVYRVVVALERRGYIRRAFGEESLVLSTKLHDLAYGYPPLRRLVEAAQPILKHLAIEAYQAVHLAVLDGLMIRVVAQVDSPAPLGFRLRVGTQNPAARTASGRLLIAFQRPAMQDWLYGAIGEASGEAALGHLKARIEAVHAHGYEMIEGEQLKGITDVSFPILDADGYAPAVLTMPFLSSAAETVPIETASRMLFEAAARITEGFGGRLGEPRFPLESSEEAMASRSRARKSDDP
- a CDS encoding SDR family NAD(P)-dependent oxidoreductase; translation: MTAATGRLAGRVAIVTGGRRGMGRTIAEEMAREGAILAIVTKGDLPGAEALAGELGPEAIAVEADVTQQASVDAMVAKVAGHFGRIDILVNNAGLGRPGALETLSEADWDAVYAVNVKGTFLVSAAVARVMMKQNAGSIVNIIAASAHRSFPRSGAYGSSKAAVVSLTQQMALEWSPFSIRVNGVSPGAIRDPDTDWEVKEPWLIKEVSRLPLKRPGRTIDIAKAVTYLASDEAAYVTAQTLAVDGGGVATWHLSAYLHDGDR